ACACGAAGGTAGTGGGGCCTTACGGCGAAAAGATCGAGATCCAGATACGGACCTACGAGATGCATAAGATCGCCGAGGAAGGCATCGCCGCCCATTGGAAATACAAGGAAGGAAAAGTATTCGATGCGAAGGAGGACAAGATCTTCGCCTGGCTCCGGCGGATCATCGAGTGGCAGCAGGAGCTGAAGGACAGCAAGGAGTTCATGGAGATCTTCAAGATAGATCTCTTCCCGGACGAAGTCTATGTCTTTACTCCGAAGGGGGACGTGCGCGAGCTTCCCCGGGGCGCCACGCCCGTCGATTTCGCCTATGCCATCCACTCCGATCTCGGCCATAAATGCGTGGGGGCAAGGGTGAACGGTAAGATGGTCGCCCTCCGCTATGTGCTGAAAAGCGGAGACATCGTCGATATCCAGACCAGCCCGGCTCACAAGCCGAGTAAAGACTGGCTCGGCTTCGTGGCCACGTCCAAGGCGAAGACGAAGATCAGGCAATGGATCAAGACCCAGCAGAGGGAGAGGAGTATCGAGCTCGGCAGGGAGCTGATCGAGAAGCAGCTCGCCAAACACGACCTCAACTTCAATAAGATGATGAAATCGGGTGACATACTGGGGATCGCGAAGGATTTCAGCTTCGAGACCGAAGACGACCTTTTCGCAGGTGTGGGATACGGTCTCTACACGGCGCTCACGGTCCTGGGCAAAGTGATTCCAGAAACCGAGAAGCCGAGCAAGCTGAAGAGCATTATCAGTACCATCAAGAGACCCCGCGACACGTCGATCAAAATCGAAGGGGTGGACGGCCTCGTGGTAAAGCTGGCCCAATGCTGCAACCCCATCCCGGGCGACAAGATCTTCGGTTTCATCACGAGGGGACGCGGCCTCACCGTCCACGTGGAAGACTGCCCCAACGTCCACACCTTCGATGAGCAGCGACGGGTGGAAGTCTCGTGGGAACTGAACAAGGACCTCACCTATCCGGTAAAACTGAGGATCTCCGGCGATGACCGGAAAGGCTTTCTCAACGACATAAGCAACATCCTCTCTTCCGCCAAAGTAAACATCCGAAGCGCCAAGGCCATGTCCTACCCCGACCGCTCCGCCGCCGCCCTCTACGAAATAGACATAGGCCACATGAACCAGCTCCAGAAACTGATGAAGTCGATTCAGAAAGTTAAA
The DNA window shown above is from Syntrophorhabdaceae bacterium and carries:
- a CDS encoding bifunctional (p)ppGpp synthetase/guanosine-3',5'-bis(diphosphate) 3'-pyrophosphohydrolase; its protein translation is MIRLNDIVEEILKYNPNADIPMVEKAYIFSAKAHKGQTRLSGEPYLIHPLEVAYTLTQMNLDVPSVVSGLLHDTIEDSYVGKKEIEEYFGKEIAELVDGVTKISKIQMKTSEETRVESYRKMILAMSNDIRVILVKLADRYHNMKTLNFLSREKQVEISRETLDIYAPLAHRLGIEWLKGELEDESFKYLKPTEFDLIKEKIAKKKKERDAYIAEVKELLKKKLAEVGVRADISGRAKRLYSIYKKMVQDGVNIDDIYDITAFRIMVDSVKECYETLGYVHAFFKPIPGKFNDFIALPKANMYQSLHTKVVGPYGEKIEIQIRTYEMHKIAEEGIAAHWKYKEGKVFDAKEDKIFAWLRRIIEWQQELKDSKEFMEIFKIDLFPDEVYVFTPKGDVRELPRGATPVDFAYAIHSDLGHKCVGARVNGKMVALRYVLKSGDIVDIQTSPAHKPSKDWLGFVATSKAKTKIRQWIKTQQRERSIELGRELIEKQLAKHDLNFNKMMKSGDILGIAKDFSFETEDDLFAGVGYGLYTALTVLGKVIPETEKPSKLKSIISTIKRPRDTSIKIEGVDGLVVKLAQCCNPIPGDKIFGFITRGRGLTVHVEDCPNVHTFDEQRRVEVSWELNKDLTYPVKLRISGDDRKGFLNDISNILSSAKVNIRSAKAMSYPDRSAAALYEIDIGHMNQLQKLMKSIQKVKGIRSVERLRGIV